From a single Intestinibaculum porci genomic region:
- a CDS encoding NAD(P)/FAD-dependent oxidoreductase: protein MKHAKVIIIGGGIVGSATAYYLAKRGVTDVMVLEGSASIGHGASSRNGGGVRQSGRDVRELPIAMCAVQKFWPTLSEELGVDTEYTQDGNLRLGKNEAHMKKLNTLASNCQAMGLDVYMVDKEKAHEINPYLSDDVIGASFCPTDGHANPLTTTLGYYMKALELGVKFYTKAKVKALKKVKGKVSVVIMDDGEELAADTIVLAAGYHSRVIMNTIGLDVPMQDVIDGCIVTEMQPKMFGQMLGTAGADFYGHQTHHGSFVFGAVAGPEAYMDVPPETTNFAHSATLGATCRAVEGYIPDLAKAKIVRSWTGWCDCTSDGVCVLGKVEEAPGLILACGFNGHGFGTAPAVGYMMAQLAMDEKPLLDLSALRYERFYNF from the coding sequence CGGCATTGTCGGCAGCGCCACGGCTTATTATTTAGCGAAACGCGGCGTCACTGATGTGATGGTGTTAGAAGGTTCCGCTTCGATCGGTCATGGTGCCAGCAGTCGTAATGGCGGCGGCGTCCGTCAAAGCGGCCGTGATGTTCGTGAATTACCCATTGCGATGTGTGCCGTGCAGAAATTCTGGCCGACTTTATCGGAAGAATTAGGCGTCGATACTGAATATACCCAGGATGGCAACTTACGTTTGGGCAAGAATGAAGCGCATATGAAAAAGCTGAATACTTTAGCTTCTAACTGCCAGGCAATGGGCCTTGATGTTTATATGGTCGATAAAGAAAAAGCCCATGAAATCAATCCTTATTTATCGGATGATGTTATTGGCGCCAGCTTCTGCCCAACCGATGGTCATGCCAATCCATTGACCACCACCTTAGGCTATTATATGAAAGCTTTAGAATTAGGTGTGAAGTTCTATACCAAAGCTAAAGTCAAAGCTTTAAAGAAAGTCAAAGGCAAAGTTTCAGTAGTTATTATGGATGATGGTGAAGAATTAGCCGCCGACACGATTGTCTTAGCCGCTGGTTATCATTCGCGGGTGATCATGAATACGATTGGCTTAGATGTGCCGATGCAGGATGTGATTGATGGCTGTATCGTCACGGAAATGCAGCCAAAGATGTTTGGTCAGATGTTGGGGACAGCGGGTGCTGATTTCTATGGTCATCAGACCCATCATGGTTCCTTTGTCTTCGGCGCGGTCGCTGGTCCGGAAGCGTATATGGATGTGCCTCCCGAAACAACGAACTTTGCCCATTCAGCGACGCTTGGCGCAACGTGCCGCGCGGTTGAAGGCTATATTCCAGATTTAGCGAAAGCAAAGATTGTGCGATCATGGACGGGCTGGTGTGACTGTACAAGTGATGGGGTTTGCGTGTTAGGGAAAGTGGAAGAAGCCCCAGGCTTAATTCTCGCCTGCGGCTTTAATGGACATGGCTTTGGGACAGCGCCAGCAGTTGGTTATATGATGGCGCAGTTAGCGATGGATGAAAAGCCATTATTAGATTTAAGTGCCTTACGTTATGAACGTTTTTATAACTTCTAG
- a CDS encoding MerR family transcriptional regulator, with product MKLFKIGELSELFNIGVDSIRYYEKVGLLHPIRSEKNNYRLYTLDDVRVMNTIRELLDLGFQTNDILQFEEDRSLDHMMHMLEDEEKAIRKQIASLKTKQKGIKARLTSLQEALTLDTSENITLKHFDERAGLKIVDGDMPDVMINYALANYTKADDDQTSTIGVCDCYILNPNEINEEGNDYKTKGVFFYAPHLSMHTNFTLPAGDYLTLCYRGGFHKSLHLVPKMMKYAKAHHLEIIGDPIEFCHIDRYETSNIEEYLIELQLPVA from the coding sequence ATGAAGCTTTTTAAAATTGGTGAACTCTCAGAGCTTTTTAACATCGGTGTTGATTCTATTCGTTACTATGAAAAAGTAGGTTTATTACATCCCATCCGCAGTGAGAAAAACAACTATCGTCTCTATACCTTAGATGATGTCAGGGTTATGAATACGATCAGAGAATTATTAGACTTAGGCTTTCAGACCAATGATATCTTACAATTTGAAGAAGATCGTTCACTTGATCATATGATGCATATGTTAGAAGATGAAGAAAAAGCGATCCGTAAACAGATCGCTTCTCTTAAAACAAAACAAAAGGGGATAAAGGCCCGTCTTACATCCTTACAGGAAGCGTTAACGTTAGATACCTCAGAAAATATCACGTTGAAACACTTTGATGAAAGAGCAGGCCTGAAGATTGTCGATGGCGATATGCCTGATGTCATGATCAATTATGCTTTAGCGAATTATACGAAAGCTGATGATGATCAGACATCCACCATCGGGGTCTGTGACTGTTATATTCTCAACCCTAATGAAATTAATGAGGAAGGCAATGATTATAAAACCAAGGGGGTATTTTTCTATGCCCCTCATCTTTCTATGCACACCAATTTCACCCTCCCGGCAGGGGATTATTTAACATTATGTTACCGGGGCGGGTTTCATAAATCTTTGCATCTCGTCCCTAAGATGATGAAATATGCAAAAGCCCATCACTTAGAGATCATTGGTGATCCGATTGAGTTTTGTCACATTGACCGCTACGAGACCAGCAATATCGAAGAATATCTCATCGAATTACAGCTGCCCGTTGCCTAG
- the gloA2 gene encoding SMU1112c/YaeR family gloxylase I-like metalloprotein — protein MQLQKIHHVAIITSDYDKTMDFYVHKLGFKIIRENKREERHDIKLDLKLGDSELEIFIEENPPKRVSYPQEACGLRHLAFHVEDVEATIKELEGKGIACEPLRYDTYTHKKMTFFKDPDGLPLEIHE, from the coding sequence ATGCAGTTACAGAAAATCCATCACGTGGCGATTATTACCTCTGATTATGACAAGACCATGGACTTTTATGTTCATAAACTTGGTTTTAAGATCATCCGAGAAAACAAAAGAGAAGAGCGTCATGATATCAAATTAGATTTAAAACTAGGGGATAGTGAATTAGAGATCTTTATTGAGGAGAATCCTCCTAAACGTGTCTCTTATCCCCAGGAAGCCTGCGGCTTACGCCATTTAGCTTTCCACGTCGAAGACGTCGAAGCAACGATTAAAGAACTAGAAGGTAAAGGTATTGCCTGTGAACCATTACGTTATGATACCTACACCCATAAGAAGATGACATTTTTTAAAGATCCAGATGGTTTACCATTAGAAATTCATGAATAA
- a CDS encoding IS1634 family transposase produces the protein MYYKETVRVPDEKGKINVMKKGKSCYVRYLLETRYVPEKKYAIPKFAIIGKLSDDPGMMFPNENYVRYFGPEAFSEESQSERSCCLRSGTFMVLSELARELNLKKILENRFDDRDAALILDLAFYSIITEGNQSQYYPDYAYNHPLMTEDMKIYSDSKISEFLSSVDYNQIQGFLDDWNHDRDHGERIYISYDSTNKNCQAGNIDMVEFGHPKVDKGLPVVNIAMAYDTNNEIPLFYEEYPGSIVDVSQLRYMVEKASGYGYRNIGFILDRGYFSRTNIHDMDKAEYPFIIMVKGQKKLVREIILDCKGSFESDRNSLIRPYRCYGKTVARKLYPSDSKHRYFHLYYSHEKAAAEMAVFEDQIEEMQKYLDSLSGEKVTLSEKYSKYFHIEYHKDGTFVCASEKTSVIEKEISLFGYYCIISSDPMTAEEALTIYKSRDASEKLFRGDKSYLGGAALRVHSSKSVRTKLFVEFIALIIRNRMHTKLKKEQKNLKKRLNYMNVPAAVRELEKIELMRCSQGNYILDHAPTKTQKTILKSFDIDANVMKRRNRSLCEILEHVSK, from the coding sequence ATGTATTACAAGGAAACTGTCAGAGTGCCTGATGAAAAAGGTAAAATTAATGTTATGAAGAAGGGTAAAAGCTGTTATGTTCGTTATCTTCTGGAGACCAGATATGTGCCTGAAAAAAAGTATGCAATTCCTAAATTTGCGATCATTGGCAAGCTGTCTGATGACCCCGGTATGATGTTCCCTAATGAAAACTATGTGAGATATTTTGGGCCTGAGGCGTTCTCTGAGGAATCACAGTCTGAAAGAAGCTGCTGCCTCAGGAGCGGCACATTCATGGTCCTTTCTGAGCTGGCAAGAGAGCTCAATCTTAAGAAGATACTTGAAAACCGGTTTGATGACAGGGATGCTGCACTTATTCTGGATCTTGCTTTTTACTCAATCATTACGGAAGGAAATCAGTCTCAGTATTATCCGGATTATGCATATAATCATCCGTTGATGACTGAAGATATGAAGATTTACAGTGATTCTAAGATTTCAGAGTTTCTTTCATCAGTTGATTATAATCAGATTCAGGGTTTTCTTGATGACTGGAACCATGATCGTGATCATGGTGAAAGAATATATATTTCTTATGATTCAACCAATAAAAACTGTCAGGCAGGGAATATAGATATGGTTGAATTTGGACATCCTAAGGTGGACAAGGGGCTGCCGGTTGTCAATATTGCTATGGCTTATGATACAAATAATGAGATTCCGCTGTTTTATGAAGAATACCCAGGCAGTATCGTTGATGTTTCACAGTTAAGATATATGGTAGAGAAGGCATCAGGATATGGATACAGAAACATTGGCTTTATTCTGGATCGGGGTTATTTCAGTCGCACCAATATCCATGATATGGATAAGGCAGAATATCCATTCATAATTATGGTGAAGGGCCAAAAGAAGCTTGTCAGAGAGATTATTCTTGATTGTAAGGGAAGCTTTGAAAGTGACAGAAACAGCCTAATCAGACCATACAGATGCTATGGAAAAACGGTAGCCAGAAAGCTCTATCCTTCAGATTCAAAGCACAGGTATTTTCATCTGTACTATTCCCATGAGAAGGCAGCAGCTGAAATGGCAGTATTCGAGGATCAGATTGAGGAAATGCAGAAATATTTGGATTCTCTGTCAGGTGAGAAGGTTACGCTATCCGAAAAGTATAGTAAATATTTTCACATCGAATATCATAAAGATGGGACGTTTGTTTGTGCGAGCGAAAAAACATCAGTAATAGAGAAAGAAATCTCTCTTTTTGGATATTACTGCATAATATCGTCTGATCCTATGACTGCAGAAGAAGCTCTTACCATTTATAAGAGCAGAGATGCTTCTGAAAAGCTTTTTAGAGGAGATAAGTCTTATCTGGGTGGTGCTGCACTACGGGTTCATAGCAGTAAGTCTGTGAGAACAAAACTATTCGTTGAGTTTATAGCTCTGATCATAAGAAACAGGATGCATACAAAACTGAAAAAGGAACAGAAAAACCTGAAAAAAAGGCTTAATTATATGAATGTACCAGCTGCGGTTAGGGAACTTGAGAAAATAGAACTGATGAGATGTTCTCAGGGAAACTATATTCTTGATCATGCGCCAACCAAAACGCAGAAAACAATTCTGAAGTCTTTTGACATTGATGCAAATGTTATGAAAAGACGAAATCGCAGTTTATGCGAAATTCTAGAACATGTATCGAAATAA
- the ltrA gene encoding group II intron reverse transcriptase/maturase, translated as MDAWKSVKANKGCAGIDKMSIKKFSEHEDEYIDELLIELKNKTYKPSPVKRVYIKKKNGKLRPLGIPTIKDRIVQQAIVMRVQGFFEKNVFHQNSCGFRPGMGTQDAIYKVANRLNKGFKYIYDFDIKGFFDNIPHKKLMKVLNKYIADGTVLDIIWKSLKAGYMEDRIKYETSKGTVQGGVISPLCANIYLNELDWELHKAEIESVRYADDSLALCRTKEDLERAIQVVHRVLDELGLELAEEKTYVIDFDKDDFDYLGFTFGHWRLNKNGERYFTYSPSKSSIKKFKSDIKAKTCKTFSHSFEEWVSILNPILRGKFNYLLIPHKILRDCRVFAAKAGKVFRGKAIFKPNSLDGYVRGRLRVNFANRGKKSAKIKDGFMLHVKYGIDFFVSTIGLFTGGLELYSWCHKDITPEEYVSILRERRSKSKSNSQLTSVQWAKRREFWNNAYAK; from the coding sequence ATGGATGCCTGGAAGAGCGTCAAAGCTAATAAGGGCTGTGCAGGCATTGATAAAATGTCGATCAAGAAGTTCTCGGAACATGAGGATGAGTATATTGATGAACTCTTAATTGAGCTCAAAAATAAGACTTATAAGCCTTCGCCGGTGAAACGCGTTTATATCAAGAAGAAAAACGGCAAACTCAGACCGCTTGGTATACCAACTATCAAAGATAGAATAGTACAGCAGGCCATTGTTATGAGAGTGCAGGGATTCTTTGAGAAGAATGTGTTCCACCAAAATTCATGCGGGTTCAGACCTGGCATGGGTACGCAAGATGCTATTTACAAAGTAGCCAATAGGCTGAATAAAGGTTTCAAATATATTTATGACTTTGACATCAAAGGGTTCTTTGACAACATCCCTCATAAGAAATTAATGAAGGTGTTAAATAAGTACATTGCAGATGGAACAGTCCTGGATATCATTTGGAAAAGTCTCAAAGCTGGGTACATGGAAGATCGCATCAAGTATGAGACTTCAAAAGGTACTGTGCAGGGTGGTGTCATTTCACCGCTATGTGCAAATATTTATCTCAATGAATTGGATTGGGAACTGCATAAAGCTGAAATAGAGTCAGTGCGTTATGCCGATGATTCTCTGGCTTTATGTAGAACAAAGGAAGATCTTGAGCGAGCGATACAGGTGGTACATAGAGTCCTGGATGAGCTTGGTTTAGAACTAGCAGAGGAAAAGACTTATGTTATTGACTTTGACAAGGATGACTTTGATTATCTTGGGTTTACGTTTGGTCACTGGAGACTAAATAAAAACGGTGAAAGGTATTTCACCTACTCACCTAGTAAAAGTTCTATTAAGAAGTTTAAATCGGACATCAAGGCTAAAACATGTAAAACCTTCTCTCATTCCTTTGAAGAATGGGTCAGCATACTTAATCCGATTCTAAGAGGAAAATTCAATTATCTTCTTATCCCTCATAAAATTCTGAGAGACTGCAGGGTCTTTGCGGCCAAGGCTGGCAAGGTTTTCCGTGGAAAAGCAATCTTCAAACCAAATTCGTTAGACGGATATGTCAGAGGGCGCTTAAGAGTTAACTTTGCAAACAGAGGCAAGAAGTCAGCTAAAATCAAAGATGGATTTATGCTCCACGTTAAGTATGGAATAGATTTCTTTGTCTCAACCATAGGGCTATTCACAGGCGGCCTTGAATTATATTCCTGGTGTCATAAAGACATTACACCTGAAGAATATGTCTCTATCCTCAGAGAGCGCAGGTCTAAATCAAAATCCAATTCTCAATTAACCTCTGTGCAATGGGCAAAAAGAAGGGAATTTTGGAACAATGCTTATGCTAAATAG
- a CDS encoding site-specific integrase, translating into MLCRQIINEVKELMILQNYSYRTIGDYNKIWNALMSFNADNNIEEFSLESAFDFLEKHYRYNVYTNKMRTSRERRVYRAIIILDTYDKTKTLLPKHMCIHPSCKSLQLLNEQFEDILKDYSVHVDLRCLKHVTSEKYVSFARRLLTHFQSHHVNDISCITIQDCYNYFILRDDLEIRSMQRYLLYTNDFYSFLCDSGMNDNVPKIYLKTANQAVTDKIPSAWSLEELNLLLGAIDRNTPMGKRQYAMIMLAAVTGMRIGDIKKLTVQNFDWKENTVSYTQSKTCIHVCTPLPKNVIDAVLDYLQNGRPKNFECSTVFIRHKEPFTPLSGSDSLYRTIADNIHKANMKINENRHYGFHSLRHTCASILLAEGAPLSTIASILGHSSIDSTTVYLKIDINKLRECILPLSFEEDDGYG; encoded by the coding sequence ATGTTATGCCGTCAAATCATTAATGAAGTTAAAGAACTGATGATTCTTCAGAACTACAGTTATAGAACCATTGGCGATTATAACAAAATTTGGAATGCTTTAATGAGTTTTAATGCTGATAATAATATTGAAGAATTTAGCTTGGAATCTGCATTTGATTTTCTTGAAAAGCATTACAGATATAATGTTTATACTAATAAAATGAGAACTTCTCGAGAGAGAAGAGTTTATCGCGCAATAATAATTTTAGACACATATGATAAAACAAAGACACTTCTTCCTAAACATATGTGTATCCATCCAAGTTGCAAATCTCTTCAACTGCTGAATGAACAATTTGAGGATATACTAAAAGATTATTCGGTTCACGTTGATTTAAGGTGTCTAAAACATGTTACCAGTGAAAAATACGTTAGCTTTGCAAGACGTTTACTTACTCATTTTCAAAGCCATCACGTGAACGACATCAGCTGTATTACTATTCAGGACTGTTATAATTACTTTATCTTAAGAGATGATCTTGAAATAAGATCCATGCAAAGATATCTTCTTTATACAAATGATTTCTATTCCTTTTTATGCGATTCCGGAATGAATGACAATGTTCCAAAAATTTATTTAAAAACTGCAAACCAAGCTGTCACAGATAAAATTCCATCAGCATGGTCTCTGGAGGAACTCAATCTATTGCTCGGGGCAATAGATCGGAATACCCCAATGGGCAAAAGGCAGTATGCAATGATAATGCTTGCCGCTGTCACTGGTATGCGGATTGGTGATATAAAAAAGCTTACGGTTCAAAATTTTGACTGGAAAGAAAATACGGTTTCTTATACTCAGAGTAAGACATGCATACATGTTTGCACGCCTTTACCAAAGAATGTAATTGATGCAGTTCTAGATTACCTGCAAAATGGACGACCAAAAAATTTTGAATGCAGCACAGTATTTATCAGGCATAAAGAACCATTTACACCATTATCTGGCAGCGATTCACTTTATAGGACAATTGCCGATAATATACATAAAGCCAATATGAAAATTAATGAAAACAGACATTATGGATTTCATTCATTGAGGCATACGTGCGCTTCAATACTTCTAGCAGAAGGTGCTCCACTTTCTACTATCGCCAGCATTTTGGGGCATTCCAGTATTGATTCCACAACTGTTTATCTAAAGATTGATATTAATAAGCTGAGAGAATGTATACTTCCATTATCTTTTGAGGAGGATGATGGTTATGGCTGA
- a CDS encoding tyrosine-type recombinase/integrase → MADKIFKSIFKTEFYEILKLKHEQGYKYVTQEDCLHMLDDYLVSIGLDKKAITKDICEDWCRRRKGESLGTQKKRVTAMRELTKQLSGKEISTYSMTGIQVRNPPKYSAYIYTDQEIFDFFKAADSCVAGTVKYYPLFFKILYTSGLRVSELINLKIRDFNFTESYIIIRGGKNNKDRVVPVHPDLTKRCIEMIKDDNLHVFSNDDDYLFKRTATKPLSAASLYTKFRQYLKAAGIRHMGKGPRIYDFRHTYAVNVLKMWVDEGKNLLNYLPYLQTMMGHKTFIETAYYLKLTRVMFPTLMLKLEEEYPNLIIKDVISENEEEFY, encoded by the coding sequence ATGGCTGATAAAATTTTCAAAAGTATATTTAAGACGGAATTTTATGAAATTCTAAAGCTGAAGCATGAACAGGGATATAAATACGTTACTCAGGAAGATTGTTTACACATGCTTGATGATTATCTTGTTTCAATTGGCCTGGATAAAAAGGCCATAACTAAGGATATTTGTGAAGACTGGTGTAGAAGACGGAAAGGAGAGTCTCTAGGAACTCAAAAAAAGCGTGTAACTGCAATGAGGGAGCTGACCAAACAGCTTAGTGGGAAAGAAATTTCGACTTATTCAATGACCGGCATCCAAGTACGGAATCCGCCAAAATATAGTGCTTATATTTATACTGATCAAGAGATTTTTGATTTCTTTAAAGCTGCCGATTCATGCGTTGCTGGAACAGTTAAATACTACCCGCTGTTTTTTAAAATTCTTTATACGAGTGGGCTGAGAGTGTCAGAACTTATAAATCTAAAAATAAGAGACTTTAATTTCACTGAATCATACATAATAATACGAGGCGGGAAAAACAACAAGGATAGAGTCGTCCCAGTACATCCAGATCTTACTAAGAGATGCATTGAAATGATTAAAGATGATAATCTCCATGTTTTTTCAAATGATGATGACTACTTATTTAAAAGAACAGCCACCAAACCTCTATCAGCTGCTTCTCTTTACACTAAATTTAGACAGTATTTAAAAGCAGCCGGAATTAGACATATGGGAAAGGGTCCCCGCATCTATGATTTTCGTCATACTTATGCAGTCAATGTTCTCAAAATGTGGGTTGATGAAGGTAAGAACCTTTTGAATTATCTCCCTTACCTACAAACAATGATGGGGCATAAGACATTTATAGAAACTGCTTATTATTTGAAACTTACTCGTGTAATGTTTCCAACGCTTATGCTTAAGCTGGAAGAGGAATATCCGAATCTCATAATAAAGGATGTGATTTCTGAAAATGAAGAAGAATTTTACTGA
- a CDS encoding tyrosine-type recombinase/integrase, giving the protein MKKNFTDFAICLTKFLTDYLPHQRGYLPNTVVSYKDAMKIFLVFLSENGTDINSFVISDFNRDIVMEFLKELRKKNNSLRTANHRLSVLKEFAKFCQIESPENMATLQGIINIKSMREKSKEVGFLSQENMSRLINKPDIRSRNGLRHKAILCFLYDTAARVSEACNIRVRDISFGTAPTVKIYGKGNKIRIIPMSENIQPLLKSYIKKFDRKSDDYLFVNKQNDQITRSGIEYIIDKYVELICLKDPFFCSKVSPHMFRHSRAVHMVDAEIPIAYIRDFLGHENISTTMIYAKVSLKTKKKEISKISNLIDSESKYMPQLAEENDLLKFLSNFKVQDL; this is encoded by the coding sequence ATGAAGAAGAATTTTACTGATTTTGCAATATGCTTAACCAAATTCCTTACTGATTACCTTCCTCATCAGCGTGGCTATCTTCCTAACACTGTAGTTAGCTATAAAGATGCAATGAAAATATTTCTTGTTTTTCTTAGTGAAAATGGTACCGATATTAACTCATTCGTAATAAGTGATTTCAATCGTGATATTGTTATGGAGTTTCTTAAAGAATTGAGAAAAAAGAATAATTCATTAAGAACTGCTAACCATCGCCTTTCCGTTCTGAAAGAGTTTGCAAAATTCTGCCAAATTGAATCACCTGAAAACATGGCTACTCTTCAAGGTATAATTAACATCAAATCTATGAGAGAGAAAAGTAAGGAAGTTGGCTTTCTCAGCCAGGAAAATATGAGTCGGCTAATCAATAAGCCAGATATTAGAAGTAGGAATGGTCTACGGCATAAGGCAATCCTCTGTTTTCTTTATGATACCGCTGCACGAGTTTCAGAAGCTTGCAACATAAGAGTAAGAGATATTTCATTTGGAACAGCTCCCACGGTAAAGATTTATGGTAAAGGGAACAAGATTAGAATAATTCCAATGTCTGAGAATATTCAGCCACTTCTAAAATCATATATAAAGAAATTTGATAGAAAGTCTGATGATTACCTGTTTGTCAATAAACAAAATGATCAGATTACAAGAAGCGGCATAGAATACATTATAGATAAATATGTTGAACTGATATGCCTCAAAGATCCGTTTTTTTGCTCGAAGGTAAGCCCACATATGTTTAGACACAGTCGAGCGGTTCATATGGTAGATGCAGAAATTCCCATTGCATACATTAGAGACTTTTTAGGGCATGAGAATATTTCAACCACAATGATCTATGCGAAGGTAAGCTTAAAAACTAAAAAGAAGGAAATATCAAAAATTAGTAATTTGATTGACTCAGAAAGCAAATATATGCCACAACTGGCTGAAGAAAATGATCTTTTGAAGTTTCTTTCAAACTTTAAAGTTCAAGATCTATAA
- a CDS encoding S-ribosylhomocysteine lyase, whose product MERIKSFSVDHRQLKKGIYVSRTDGDILTLDVRMTEPNNEPAMDPKAAHTIEHIGATWLRNSEIARHVIYWGPMGCMTGFYLIVRDLDFEAAIPYVKEALSVVRDWEGPIPGAAPEECGNYTYMDLPKAESRSLHYYRDPLSYAEKNVMWI is encoded by the coding sequence ATGGAAAGAATTAAGAGTTTTAGTGTTGATCACAGACAGTTAAAGAAAGGTATTTATGTTTCTAGAACTGATGGGGATATTCTTACTTTGGATGTGAGAATGACAGAACCAAACAATGAGCCAGCAATGGACCCAAAGGCTGCTCATACGATTGAACATATTGGTGCTACATGGCTTAGAAACAGTGAAATAGCTCGTCATGTCATCTATTGGGGACCAATGGGATGTATGACTGGTTTCTATCTTATTGTCAGGGATCTTGATTTTGAAGCTGCAATTCCTTATGTGAAAGAAGCATTATCAGTTGTTAGAGATTGGGAAGGTCCTATTCCTGGGGCTGCACCTGAAGAATGTGGCAACTACACATATATGGACTTACCAAAGGCAGAAAGTAGGTCTCTGCATTACTACAGAGACCCCTTATCTTATGCGGAGAAAAACGTTATGTGGATATAA
- the nrdG gene encoding anaerobic ribonucleoside-triphosphate reductase activating protein yields the protein MHYAQIREIDVANGEGIRVSLYTQGCHVHCPGCFNEETWDFNKGKPFTQHEVDTLVNLINKPHIKGFTLLGGEPMSPENKDVIDDLLKQIRERCPGKDIWVYSSYTWEVLLERRPEALSYMDILVDGPFIEDLKYASLKFRGSSNQRIIDVQESLKNHTVIRHPIYDPDLGEDYYGKN from the coding sequence ATGCATTATGCACAAATCAGGGAGATTGACGTCGCTAATGGTGAGGGTATACGTGTTTCGCTCTATACACAAGGCTGTCATGTTCATTGTCCTGGTTGTTTTAATGAAGAGACATGGGATTTCAACAAGGGAAAGCCTTTCACCCAGCATGAAGTTGATACTCTTGTAAATCTCATCAACAAGCCTCATATCAAAGGTTTCACACTCCTTGGAGGAGAACCAATGAGTCCTGAAAATAAAGATGTTATTGATGATCTGTTAAAGCAGATTCGTGAACGTTGTCCAGGTAAGGATATATGGGTCTACTCTTCCTATACTTGGGAAGTGCTTTTAGAAAGAAGACCCGAAGCATTATCCTATATGGATATTCTTGTTGATGGACCATTTATTGAAGATTTGAAATATGCGTCATTAAAATTTAGAGGATCATCTAATCAGCGTATTATTGATGTTCAGGAAAGCCTGAAGAATCATACTGTAATACGTCATCCAATTTATGATCCTGATTTAGGAGAAGATTATTATGGAAAGAATTAA